From a single Aggregatilinea lenta genomic region:
- a CDS encoding response regulator transcription factor: MAKTILIVDDKLSVRIFLKDLLGEQGFRVVTATNGREALFAARHEKPDLILLDIMMPEMDGYEFIQIYRKEGDAPIILLTAVLEESDKVLGLELGADDYITKPFGPRELIARTRAVLRRAGQEEVAPDVLRAGAITLDRSAYQVFVDEREVTLTPSEFALLELLISLPGRAFSRAELLEHLKGGSPEGVERTVDVHIRNLRSKIEPDTNKPLYIETVFGVGYRFRAE; encoded by the coding sequence ATGGCAAAAACGATCTTGATTGTGGATGACAAGCTCAGCGTGCGGATCTTTCTCAAGGATCTGCTCGGCGAGCAGGGCTTCCGCGTGGTGACGGCCACCAATGGGCGCGAGGCACTGTTCGCGGCGCGCCACGAAAAGCCGGACCTGATCCTGCTGGATATCATGATGCCGGAGATGGACGGGTACGAGTTCATCCAGATCTATCGCAAGGAAGGCGACGCGCCGATCATCCTGCTGACGGCGGTGCTCGAAGAATCCGACAAGGTCCTGGGGTTGGAACTGGGTGCGGACGACTACATCACCAAGCCGTTCGGCCCGCGCGAGCTGATCGCACGCACGCGGGCCGTGCTGCGGCGCGCCGGTCAGGAAGAGGTCGCGCCGGACGTGCTGCGCGCGGGCGCCATCACGCTTGACCGCAGCGCGTACCAGGTGTTCGTCGACGAGCGCGAGGTCACGCTGACCCCGTCGGAGTTCGCGCTGCTGGAACTGCTGATATCGCTGCCAGGGCGCGCCTTTTCACGCGCGGAACTGTTGGAGCACCTGAAAGGCGGCTCGCCAGAAGGCGTGGAGCGCACTGTGGACGTGCACATCCGCAACCTGCGGTCCAAGATCGAGCCGGACACCAACAAGCCG
- a CDS encoding DUF4956 domain-containing protein, which produces MGEFVEILANFAINFAIVFVIVRLIYYPQQRDKHYVFTFFVFNTIVFFVMGLLNNSDISVGVGFGLFAIFSILRYRTDTIPIREMTYLFVLIALPVLNSILLGGEGYAEFAVANLATIGVLFVLEKGWGFEYEIRKTITYERIDMIRPENWPQLKADLEERTGLPIKRIEIGRLNFLRDTAQINVYYDARALESQHVRFATSEGAFAGDAGYDD; this is translated from the coding sequence ATGGGTGAGTTCGTTGAGATTCTGGCGAACTTCGCGATCAATTTTGCGATTGTCTTCGTGATCGTGCGGCTGATCTACTATCCGCAGCAGCGCGACAAGCACTACGTGTTCACGTTCTTCGTGTTCAACACCATCGTCTTCTTCGTGATGGGCCTGTTGAACAACTCCGATATCAGCGTCGGGGTTGGGTTTGGGCTGTTCGCGATCTTCTCGATCCTGCGCTACCGCACGGACACGATCCCGATCCGCGAGATGACGTACCTGTTTGTGCTGATCGCGCTGCCCGTGCTGAACTCGATCCTGCTGGGCGGCGAGGGGTACGCGGAGTTCGCTGTGGCAAATCTGGCGACGATCGGCGTGCTGTTCGTGCTCGAAAAGGGTTGGGGCTTCGAGTACGAGATCCGCAAAACGATCACATACGAGCGCATCGATATGATCCGTCCCGAAAACTGGCCGCAGCTAAAAGCCGACCTGGAAGAACGCACCGGCCTACCGATCAAGCGCATCGAGATTGGGCGGTTGAACTTTCTGCGCGACACGGCCCAGATTAACGTCTACTACGACGCCCGCGCGCTGGAGTCGCAGCATGTGCGCTTCGCCACCAGCGAGGGCGCGTTTGCCGGGGATGCAGGCTACGACGACTGA
- a CDS encoding ABC transporter permease, translating to MGTATSTPSQETVEQGRRTINRIVSLIFRFQSFFGLIIVFALAILYSPIRSGDNIFLSERNLSNVTRDVSETGILATGQLLVILIAGIDLSVGSVVALAATGTAYLLMREGALNLPLIGSVDVSPMGAEPTILVILAMGLIIGWWNGWTSERFKIPSFVTTLAMLSIARGLAHIWSDNIAVPISYRAGGADPSFEILRERVYNDLIPVPAIIMFVAAIVMALVLHYTSFGRHLYAIGGNQTASRLSGISVTRIKILAFMLCSFFAAMAGIVHAAQLNQGSPNEAVGYELNAIAAVVIGGASLMGGKGTIIGAIAGAFILGILDNMLSLNNVDSNTQLVVKGLLVLGAVALQQLRPRDVE from the coding sequence ATGGGAACAGCCACTTCCACGCCCAGCCAGGAAACCGTCGAACAAGGACGGCGCACGATAAACCGGATCGTGAGCCTTATCTTCCGCTTTCAAAGCTTCTTCGGCCTGATTATTGTGTTCGCGCTGGCCATTTTGTATTCGCCGATCCGCAGCGGTGACAACATCTTTTTGAGCGAGCGCAACCTGAGCAACGTCACGCGCGACGTGTCGGAAACCGGCATTCTGGCGACGGGCCAGCTGCTGGTGATCCTGATCGCCGGAATCGACCTGTCGGTCGGCTCAGTCGTGGCGCTGGCGGCTACCGGTACCGCCTACCTGCTGATGCGCGAGGGCGCGCTCAACCTGCCCCTGATCGGCAGTGTGGACGTCTCGCCGATGGGCGCCGAACCAACCATCCTGGTGATTCTGGCGATGGGACTGATTATCGGCTGGTGGAACGGCTGGACCTCGGAGCGCTTCAAGATCCCGTCGTTCGTGACGACGCTGGCCATGCTCAGCATCGCGCGCGGGCTGGCGCATATCTGGTCGGACAACATCGCCGTGCCGATCTCGTATCGCGCGGGCGGGGCCGATCCGTCTTTTGAGATCCTGCGCGAGCGCGTCTACAACGACCTGATCCCGGTCCCCGCGATCATCATGTTCGTCGCCGCCATCGTCATGGCGCTGGTGCTGCACTACACGTCCTTCGGGCGGCACCTGTACGCGATTGGCGGCAACCAGACCGCCTCCCGCCTGTCGGGCATTTCGGTCACGCGCATCAAGATCCTCGCCTTCATGCTGTGCAGCTTCTTCGCGGCGATGGCGGGCATCGTGCATGCCGCGCAGCTCAACCAGGGCAGCCCCAACGAGGCCGTCGGCTACGAGCTGAACGCAATCGCGGCGGTCGTGATCGGCGGCGCAAGCCTGATGGGCGGAAAGGGTACGATTATCGGCGCGATCGCCGGGGCGTTCATTCTCGGCATTCTCGACAACATGCTCAGCCTGAACAACGTCGACAGCAATACACAGCTGGTCGTCAAGGGACTGCTTGTGCTCGGCGCAGTCGCCTTGCAGCAGCTCCGCCCCCGTGACGTGGAATAG
- a CDS encoding LacI family DNA-binding transcriptional regulator, producing MPAPTLNDVAERAHVSRATVSRVLNNNPNVTDELRLRVLEAIQVLGYRPNQAARRLRGSTSDVLGLIISDIENPFFISVVRGVEDAAYQQQMSVVLCNSDENPAKQNMYLRVMQAESVAGLIVSPTHVDERAALAELSAGGMPIVLLDRTTKSISADAVLIDNVGGALAAVKHLIDLGYTRIATIAGSSQLTTGYERLEGYRSALDAVGMTFERGLVRTGDFKIESGYRLMRELLATPTPPDAVFVANNLMTLGSLRAAHELGVRIPDDVALIGFDDMPWSGELCPPLTAVAQPTYELGQEAVRLLLRRRADPNAFYHTIVLQPRLVVRESCGALLHQRRH from the coding sequence ATGCCGGCACCGACCCTGAACGACGTCGCCGAGCGCGCGCACGTTTCCCGCGCCACCGTTTCGCGCGTGCTCAACAACAACCCCAACGTCACCGACGAGCTTCGGCTGCGTGTGCTTGAGGCGATCCAGGTCCTGGGTTACCGTCCCAACCAGGCCGCGCGGCGGCTGCGGGGCAGCACCAGCGACGTGTTGGGCCTCATCATCTCCGACATCGAAAATCCCTTCTTCATCTCCGTGGTGCGCGGCGTCGAAGACGCGGCTTACCAGCAGCAGATGAGCGTCGTGCTGTGCAACTCCGACGAAAATCCGGCCAAGCAGAACATGTACCTGCGCGTCATGCAGGCCGAAAGCGTCGCCGGGCTGATCGTCTCCCCAACGCACGTCGACGAGCGCGCGGCCCTGGCCGAGCTGAGCGCGGGCGGTATGCCGATCGTGCTGCTCGACCGCACCACCAAGAGCATCAGCGCGGACGCAGTACTGATCGACAACGTCGGCGGGGCGCTGGCTGCCGTGAAGCACCTGATCGACCTCGGCTATACGCGCATCGCGACCATCGCCGGATCGTCGCAGCTCACCACGGGCTACGAGCGCCTGGAGGGCTATCGCAGCGCGCTGGACGCCGTCGGGATGACCTTCGAGCGCGGGCTGGTGCGCACCGGCGACTTCAAGATCGAGAGCGGCTACCGCCTCATGCGCGAGCTGCTGGCCACCCCCACCCCGCCGGATGCAGTGTTTGTCGCCAACAACCTGATGACGCTGGGCAGCCTGCGCGCCGCACATGAGCTGGGCGTGCGCATTCCGGACGACGTCGCACTGATCGGCTTCGACGACATGCCCTGGTCCGGCGAGCTGTGCCCGCCGCTGACCGCCGTCGCGCAGCCGACCTACGAACTTGGCCAGGAGGCGGTCCGGCTGCTGCTGCGCAGGCGTGCCGATCCGAATGCGTTTTATCATACGATCGTGCTCCAGCCCCGGCTCGTCGTGCGGGAATCGTGCGGCGCGCTGCTGCACCAGAGGAGGCATTGA
- a CDS encoding carbohydrate-binding domain-containing protein: protein MGKRKMMGLLVSVVALAISLVYDQGLLPVSAGSAQAPAQDSAWQDADATEILLNGDAIAVDGDGVSVEGSVATIGAAGVYRISGTLADGQIVVDTVDDGTVTVILAGANISSSTSAPLVIADAEAVEVVLDAGTENTLSDATTYVFADPEEDEPNAALFSKSDVTISGSGALTVAGNYNDGIASKDGLTITGGTITVSAVDDGIRGRDALVIEDGTITVAAGGDGLKADNDEDATLGTITVTAGTLSVTAGGDAITAATSISITGGDFVLFSGGGSGTYIDETLSAKGIKAGVTVQIDGGTFNIDAADDAIHSNDSIVINGGTFTIASGDDGVHADTTLDINGGDLNVVQSYEGIESAAITINAGTLRLVASDDALNVAGGNDGSGNQWGPGQGGGGPGGMGQSGDAGQMNPGMPAQDGAAQSGVAVSGDYTLTINGGSIVIASTGDGIDVNGSITMAGGVVVVNGPTERMNGALDYDGSFTISGGFLVTAGSAGMAQAPGETSTQNSLLVNFDSAQQAGTLVHIQASDGTDVLTFAPSKAFESIAFSSPDLVTGETYEVVLGGTASGAESDGLYTDASYTPGTSYTSFTVSSVVTWIGNGGMGSGGFRG, encoded by the coding sequence ATGGGAAAACGTAAGATGATGGGGTTACTGGTAAGCGTGGTGGCGCTGGCGATCAGCTTGGTTTACGACCAGGGTCTGCTGCCGGTGTCGGCAGGGAGCGCTCAAGCTCCCGCGCAGGACAGCGCGTGGCAAGACGCGGACGCGACGGAGATCCTGCTGAACGGTGACGCGATCGCGGTGGATGGCGATGGCGTGAGCGTCGAGGGCAGTGTGGCGACCATTGGCGCGGCGGGCGTTTACCGCATCAGCGGTACGCTGGCGGACGGGCAGATCGTCGTGGACACGGTCGACGACGGCACGGTGACGGTGATCCTGGCCGGAGCGAACATCAGCAGCTCGACCAGCGCACCGCTGGTGATCGCGGATGCGGAAGCGGTGGAAGTCGTGCTCGACGCGGGCACGGAGAATACACTGTCGGATGCGACGACGTACGTATTTGCCGACCCGGAGGAGGACGAGCCGAACGCGGCGCTGTTCAGCAAGAGCGACGTGACCATTTCCGGCAGTGGCGCGCTGACCGTGGCGGGAAACTATAACGACGGCATCGCCAGCAAGGACGGACTGACCATCACAGGCGGGACGATCACCGTCAGCGCGGTGGACGACGGCATCCGGGGCAGGGACGCCCTCGTAATTGAGGATGGCACGATCACGGTGGCAGCGGGCGGCGACGGCTTGAAGGCCGACAACGACGAAGACGCGACGCTGGGCACCATCACCGTAACAGCGGGCACGTTGAGCGTCACGGCAGGCGGCGACGCGATCACGGCGGCGACGTCCATCTCGATTACCGGCGGCGACTTCGTCCTGTTCTCTGGTGGCGGCAGCGGCACCTACATCGACGAGACATTGTCCGCGAAGGGCATCAAGGCGGGCGTGACCGTGCAGATCGACGGCGGCACGTTCAACATCGACGCGGCGGACGACGCCATCCACTCCAATGATAGCATCGTGATCAACGGCGGTACATTCACCATCGCGTCCGGGGATGACGGCGTGCACGCCGACACGACGCTGGACATCAACGGCGGCGACCTGAACGTGGTGCAGTCGTACGAAGGCATCGAGAGCGCGGCGATCACCATCAACGCGGGCACGCTGCGGCTGGTCGCCAGCGACGACGCGCTGAACGTCGCCGGGGGCAACGACGGCTCCGGTAACCAGTGGGGACCCGGCCAGGGTGGCGGCGGTCCGGGCGGGATGGGGCAGTCCGGCGACGCGGGACAGATGAACCCCGGCATGCCTGCCCAGGATGGCGCGGCCCAGAGCGGTGTCGCGGTGAGCGGTGACTATACCCTGACCATCAACGGCGGCTCGATCGTGATCGCCTCGACCGGGGACGGCATCGACGTGAACGGCTCGATCACCATGGCGGGCGGTGTGGTCGTCGTGAACGGCCCCACCGAGCGCATGAACGGCGCGCTGGACTATGACGGCTCGTTCACGATCAGTGGCGGCTTCCTGGTGACGGCGGGCAGCGCGGGCATGGCCCAGGCACCCGGTGAAACATCCACGCAGAACTCGCTGCTGGTCAACTTCGACAGCGCGCAGCAGGCGGGCACGCTGGTTCACATCCAGGCCAGCGATGGCACGGACGTGCTGACCTTCGCGCCTTCGAAGGCGTTCGAATCCATCGCGTTCTCCTCGCCGGATCTCGTCACGGGCGAAACCTACGAGGTGGTCCTGGGCGGCACGGCTAGCGGCGCTGAGTCGGACGGCCTGTATACGGACGCGAGCTATACGCCCGGCACGTCCTACACCAGCTTCACCGTGTCCAGCGTCGTGACGTGGATCGGTAACGGTGGCATGGGCAGTGGCGGGTTCCGGGGCTAA
- a CDS encoding polyphosphate polymerase domain-containing protein: MTAYYGWSAERPDAARITDSAPLGIERLLAAFQPISLPEMDAVALLDRVDTKYVLREEQLYAVLQQLTGAYRVLDIKHTRVNHYQTLYFDTPDLTLYRQHHNGWGSRYKVRERKYVESDLAFFEVKRRTNQDRTVKSRFQIPDIETAIDRLAGENGEPIPAVDVTGLEPALWNEFQRITLVSKRSPERLTLDLNLRFAWGGAYEALPGIAIAEVKQAQASQPSEFVQQMRRLGIRPTSFSKYCVGVCMLYDGVKTNNFKSRLRLVNKLMQKEASHG; the protein is encoded by the coding sequence ATGACAGCATATTATGGATGGTCAGCGGAGCGGCCTGACGCCGCCCGGATTACGGACAGCGCACCCCTGGGTATCGAGCGGCTGCTGGCGGCGTTCCAGCCGATCAGCCTGCCGGAGATGGACGCCGTTGCGCTGCTGGACCGCGTGGACACGAAATATGTCCTGCGCGAAGAGCAGCTTTACGCCGTGCTGCAGCAGTTGACCGGGGCGTACCGCGTGCTGGACATCAAGCATACACGCGTGAACCATTACCAGACGCTGTACTTCGATACGCCCGACCTCACGCTCTATCGCCAGCACCACAACGGTTGGGGATCGCGCTATAAGGTGCGCGAGCGCAAGTACGTCGAGTCTGACCTGGCGTTCTTCGAGGTCAAGCGCCGCACCAACCAGGATCGTACGGTGAAATCGCGCTTTCAGATCCCCGACATCGAGACGGCCATCGACCGGCTGGCGGGCGAGAACGGCGAGCCGATCCCGGCGGTGGACGTGACCGGACTGGAACCAGCTCTGTGGAACGAGTTCCAGCGCATCACCCTGGTCAGTAAGCGCAGCCCGGAGCGCCTGACGCTGGACCTGAACCTGCGCTTCGCGTGGGGCGGCGCGTACGAGGCGCTGCCGGGCATCGCGATCGCCGAGGTCAAGCAGGCGCAGGCATCGCAGCCGTCGGAGTTTGTGCAGCAGATGCGGCGGCTGGGCATTCGCCCCACGTCATTCAGTAAGTACTGTGTGGGCGTTTGTATGCTGTATGACGGCGTCAAGACGAATAACTTCAAGTCGCGGCTGCGGCTGGTGAACAAGCTGATGCAGAAAGAGGCGAGTCATGGGTGA
- a CDS encoding sugar ABC transporter ATP-binding protein: protein MADQSPPIPAADDTPSILSMQDITKRFPGVIALDGVTFDVHPGEVHGLVGENGAGKSTLMNIMSGVYTDYEGRLLLNGEPVRFHNPRDAQNAGIVMIHQELNLVPELTVYENIFLGREHKTFGAIINRRSMRRTAQKLMFDLGLDIDPNCPINQMRVGQRQLVEIAKALNLNSRIIIMDEPTSALSDAEVAYLFNVIRGLRAHDVAVIYISHRLDEIFAIADRISVLRDGRVVGTSLAADISRQELINRMVGRSLDVLYPKEDVEIGGTLLRIENLSLHQGRAQILDNISLHVQRGEIVGVAGLMGAGRTQLLETIFGVYPHSQVSGTIWFGGQERAIHSPKEAIEMGIGLIAEDRKGQSLVLEQSVTENATLAALREFFYALNIINHGAERKAVSGIVNDLNIKTPSIRTMVANLSGGNQQKVVIAKFLLANIKLFLLDEPTRGIDVGAKAEVYHLIGELAQQGTGFLLVSSELPELLAICDRIVVLCDGRLTGEFAREHFDQAAIMEAATRFTDTESLPA, encoded by the coding sequence GTGGCCGATCAATCACCGCCCATCCCGGCGGCGGACGACACACCGTCCATCCTCAGCATGCAGGACATCACCAAGCGCTTTCCGGGTGTCATCGCGCTGGACGGCGTGACCTTCGACGTGCACCCCGGCGAAGTACACGGCCTTGTGGGCGAAAACGGTGCGGGCAAATCGACGCTCATGAACATCATGAGTGGCGTCTACACCGATTACGAAGGCCGCCTGCTGCTCAATGGCGAGCCGGTCCGCTTCCACAACCCGCGCGACGCTCAAAACGCCGGAATCGTCATGATTCACCAGGAACTAAACCTCGTCCCGGAACTGACCGTGTACGAGAACATCTTCCTGGGCCGCGAGCACAAGACCTTCGGCGCGATCATCAACCGGCGCAGCATGCGGCGCACCGCGCAAAAGCTGATGTTCGATCTCGGCCTGGATATCGACCCCAACTGCCCCATCAACCAGATGCGCGTCGGGCAGCGGCAGCTCGTCGAGATCGCCAAAGCGCTCAATCTGAACTCGCGCATCATCATCATGGACGAGCCGACGTCCGCGCTCAGCGATGCGGAGGTGGCGTACCTGTTCAACGTGATCCGGGGACTGCGTGCCCACGACGTCGCCGTGATTTACATCTCGCACCGGCTGGACGAGATCTTCGCCATCGCGGATCGTATCTCGGTGCTGCGCGACGGGCGCGTGGTCGGCACGTCGCTGGCAGCGGATATCTCGCGCCAGGAACTAATCAACCGCATGGTGGGCCGCAGCCTGGACGTGCTCTATCCGAAGGAAGACGTAGAGATCGGCGGCACGCTGCTGCGGATCGAGAACCTGAGCCTGCACCAGGGCCGCGCGCAGATCCTGGACAACATCTCGCTGCACGTTCAGCGCGGCGAGATCGTCGGCGTGGCCGGGCTGATGGGTGCGGGGCGCACGCAGCTGCTGGAGACGATCTTCGGCGTTTACCCGCACAGCCAGGTCAGCGGCACAATCTGGTTCGGCGGGCAAGAACGCGCGATCCACTCGCCTAAAGAGGCCATCGAGATGGGCATCGGCCTCATCGCAGAGGACCGCAAAGGCCAGAGCCTCGTGCTGGAACAGTCCGTGACGGAAAACGCCACACTCGCCGCGCTGCGCGAATTTTTCTATGCCCTCAACATCATCAATCACGGGGCGGAGCGCAAAGCGGTATCCGGCATCGTCAACGATCTGAACATCAAAACGCCCAGCATCCGCACGATGGTCGCCAACCTCAGCGGCGGCAACCAGCAGAAGGTCGTCATCGCCAAGTTCCTGTTGGCGAACATCAAGCTGTTTCTGCTGGACGAACCAACGCGCGGCATCGACGTCGGCGCGAAGGCCGAGGTCTATCACCTGATCGGCGAGCTGGCCCAACAGGGAACCGGCTTCCTACTGGTGTCGAGCGAGCTACCGGAACTGCTAGCGATCTGCGACCGCATCGTCGTGTTGTGCGATGGCCGCCTGACCGGTGAGTTCGCGCGCGAGCACTTCGACCAAGCCGCCATCATGGAAGCTGCGACCCGTTTCACCGATACCGAAAGCTTGCCCGCTTAA
- a CDS encoding CotH kinase family protein produces MTKLAAVLLGVMLIASSLGSTSVMAQDDGQVERPDGWDETSHSDATDPDYDVVFPQDAVNTITIKIDPAEWQAMQDDMTDLYGEFGTNDSMGSPGGGEMPQGGDRPEGAPQSGEMPQQPDGAGDPGGMGNAGMGAISSSDEDPIWVPVDVTFNGEIWTNVGMRFKGNSSLSGAWRSGSIKLPFKLDFDQFEDDYLEIDNQRFYGFKQISFSSNWGDESMLHEKVASDLFRESGIAAANTAFYAVYVDYGEGLVYFGLYTAVEVVDDTVIETQFSDDSGNLYKPERTGAAFVDGTFDEATFDKKTNEDEADYSDILALFEALHADTRLTDSETWRTNLESVFNVDEFVHWLAVNTVIQNWDTYGRMAHNYYLYNDPATGQLTWIPWDNNEALSSDRMGGGRGGAGEASGTSSLDLASLGDDWPLIRYLLDDPLYHALYVGYVEDTIENAFDPATMETTYQTLHDLIALYVAEDSSVSDEAFEASLDTLIAHVNTRYAVAQEYVASQPAD; encoded by the coding sequence ATGACGAAATTGGCGGCGGTGCTGTTGGGCGTAATGTTGATCGCGTCCTCTCTGGGTAGCACGTCTGTAATGGCTCAGGACGACGGGCAGGTTGAACGTCCGGATGGGTGGGACGAGACGTCGCACAGCGACGCGACCGATCCTGATTACGACGTGGTGTTTCCGCAGGACGCGGTTAACACCATCACGATCAAGATCGATCCGGCGGAGTGGCAGGCGATGCAGGACGACATGACCGATCTGTACGGCGAATTCGGCACGAACGACAGCATGGGCAGCCCCGGTGGTGGTGAGATGCCACAGGGTGGCGACAGGCCGGAAGGTGCGCCCCAGAGCGGCGAAATGCCCCAGCAGCCTGACGGCGCGGGCGATCCCGGCGGGATGGGGAACGCAGGTATGGGCGCGATTTCCAGCAGCGACGAGGACCCGATCTGGGTGCCGGTCGATGTCACGTTCAACGGCGAGATCTGGACGAACGTCGGCATGCGCTTCAAGGGCAATTCCAGTTTATCGGGGGCGTGGCGCAGTGGCAGCATCAAGCTGCCGTTCAAGCTCGACTTCGACCAGTTCGAGGATGATTATCTTGAGATCGACAACCAACGCTTCTACGGCTTCAAGCAGATTTCGTTTTCCAGCAACTGGGGCGACGAGTCGATGCTGCATGAAAAGGTGGCGTCCGATCTCTTCCGCGAGTCCGGGATTGCGGCGGCCAATACGGCGTTTTATGCGGTATACGTGGACTATGGCGAGGGCTTGGTCTACTTCGGACTGTATACGGCGGTCGAGGTCGTGGATGATACGGTGATCGAAACGCAGTTCAGCGACGACAGCGGCAACCTGTATAAACCGGAACGCACCGGCGCGGCGTTTGTGGACGGCACGTTCGACGAGGCGACGTTCGACAAGAAGACCAACGAGGACGAAGCAGATTACAGCGACATCCTTGCCCTGTTCGAGGCGCTGCATGCGGATACGCGCCTTACCGATTCCGAAACGTGGCGCACCAACCTGGAATCCGTGTTCAACGTGGACGAGTTTGTTCACTGGCTGGCCGTCAACACCGTGATTCAAAACTGGGATACGTACGGTAGAATGGCGCACAACTACTACCTGTATAATGACCCGGCGACGGGGCAACTCACGTGGATTCCGTGGGACAACAACGAGGCCTTGAGCAGCGATCGCATGGGCGGCGGTCGGGGTGGCGCGGGTGAGGCGAGCGGCACGTCTTCGCTCGACCTGGCGAGCCTGGGCGACGATTGGCCGTTGATCCGGTATCTGCTGGACGACCCGTTATATCACGCTCTGTACGTGGGCTATGTCGAGGATACAATCGAGAATGCCTTCGACCCGGCGACGATGGAAACGACGTACCAGACGCTGCACGACCTGATTGCACTCTATGTGGCAGAAGACAGCAGCGTGTCGGACGAGGCATTTGAAGCGTCACTGGACACGCTGATCGCGCACGTCAACACGCGCTACGCGGTGGCGCAAGAGTACGTCGCCAGCCAGCCAGCAGACTGA